One genomic segment of Clostridium saccharoperbutylacetonicum N1-4(HMT) includes these proteins:
- a CDS encoding ribonuclease J: MKNERAKIKIIPLGGINEIGKNITAIEYKEDIIVIDCGLKFPDDDMFGIDIVIPDVSYLIKNVEKIKGIFLTHGHEDHIGALPYVLRQLNVPVYGTKLTLGIVETKLKEHGLLSSTELIKVKPKDIIKLDSVSVEFIKTNHSIADSVAIAIHTPLGVVLHTGDFKIDYTPIDGERMDFGRLAELGRKGVLVMMADSTNVERPGYTMTEKVVGETFLKLFGKAKGRLIVATFASNIHRIQQIITAAEAYDKKVAVSGRSMENIVQVAVELGYLKLEKEILIPIDQISKYPNERVVVITTGSQGEPLSALARMAASEHRKVNIVPGDTVIISATPIPGNEKLVSKVINQLFKKGAQVIYGSEEKIHVSGHACQEELKLMQALVKPKFFIPVHGEYRHLKKHGEVAMEIGLPENNLLIPENGDIIEVARNGIKKIGTVVSGQVFVDGLGVGDVGNIVLRDRKHLSQDGILTIVVTIEKQTGRVVSGPDIISRGFVYVRESEGLMDDARELVKSVLKNCEEKQITDWATLKSKMRDELREFLYEKTKRKPMILPIIMEF, from the coding sequence TTTGGTATAGATATTGTAATACCAGATGTTTCATATCTAATTAAAAACGTTGAAAAAATCAAGGGAATATTTTTAACTCATGGACATGAAGATCATATAGGAGCATTACCATATGTGTTGAGACAATTGAATGTTCCTGTATATGGAACTAAGCTTACGCTTGGAATAGTTGAGACTAAACTTAAAGAGCATGGCTTACTATCTTCAACAGAATTAATAAAAGTAAAACCAAAAGATATAATTAAGCTTGACAGTGTTTCGGTAGAATTTATAAAAACTAATCACTCGATTGCAGATTCGGTTGCAATTGCAATTCATACACCACTTGGTGTTGTACTTCATACAGGAGATTTTAAAATTGATTATACCCCAATTGATGGGGAAAGGATGGATTTTGGAAGACTTGCTGAATTAGGTAGAAAAGGTGTTCTAGTAATGATGGCGGATTCAACAAATGTTGAAAGACCAGGATATACAATGACAGAAAAAGTTGTAGGGGAAACCTTTTTAAAGCTATTTGGTAAAGCTAAAGGCAGATTAATTGTTGCTACCTTTGCGTCTAATATTCATAGGATTCAACAGATTATTACAGCAGCAGAAGCTTATGATAAAAAAGTTGCAGTATCTGGAAGAAGTATGGAAAATATTGTGCAAGTAGCAGTTGAATTAGGATATCTGAAACTTGAGAAAGAGATATTAATTCCTATAGATCAGATATCAAAGTACCCTAATGAGAGGGTTGTTGTTATAACAACTGGAAGTCAGGGGGAACCACTGTCTGCTCTTGCTAGAATGGCAGCTTCGGAACATAGAAAAGTAAATATTGTTCCAGGAGATACGGTTATTATTTCAGCTACACCAATTCCTGGAAATGAGAAGCTTGTTTCTAAGGTTATAAATCAATTATTTAAAAAGGGTGCACAAGTAATATATGGTTCTGAGGAAAAAATACATGTATCAGGTCATGCTTGTCAAGAAGAATTGAAGTTAATGCAAGCGTTAGTAAAACCAAAGTTTTTTATACCAGTCCATGGTGAATATAGACATTTAAAGAAACATGGAGAGGTAGCAATGGAAATTGGTCTTCCGGAAAACAATTTGTTAATACCGGAAAATGGAGATATAATTGAAGTTGCTAGAAATGGCATCAAAAAAATTGGAACAGTTGTGTCAGGCCAAGTATTTGTTGATGGGCTTGGTGTTGGAGATGTTGGAAATATTGTTCTAAGAGATAGAAAACACCTTTCACAAGATGGTATATTAACAATAGTAGTAACTATAGAAAAGCAAACCGGCAGAGTTGTATCAGGGCCAGACATAATTTCAAGAGGATTTGTATATGTAAGAGAATCTGAAGGGCTTATGGATGATGCCAGAGAATTAGTTAAATCTGTTCTAAAGAATTGTGAAGAAAAGCAGATTACTGATTGGGCAACATTAAAGTCTAAAATGAGAGATGAACTTAGAGAATTCCTTTATGAAAAAACTAAGAGAAAGCCAATGATATTACCAATAATTATGGAATTTTAA